The following coding sequences are from one SAR116 cluster alpha proteobacterium HIMB100 window:
- a CDS encoding methyltransferase family protein (PFAM: Methyltransferase domain), whose amino-acid sequence MTAQKKPQTSSKCFVRQLNFISLFGGFITLLPFGLLFHKIFRYLFSVKPTVRPLDYGLKVIASRLNEAQLDKNYMKNKIFLEIAPGENFSGPIAAVILGASKGIGIDAFDYTKFDYNLLIAEDLFAKIPLSNAKQINILRDLNVFSKDTPSSLFSYYAPYLSSDISKNSVDIIMSLSTMEHVLKPEQLYKNCFDWLKPGGIMIHKIDFSSHGMTRDWFGHHFLPEIIFKMMNGKKPSRINKWTEEAHIETCKSLGFQLQRKISHSGAEPPPEPYSELPLAATHIWTKKKA is encoded by the coding sequence ATGACTGCTCAAAAGAAACCACAGACTTCATCTAAGTGTTTTGTTAGGCAATTAAATTTTATCTCTCTTTTTGGAGGGTTCATAACACTCCTTCCTTTTGGCTTGCTGTTCCATAAAATTTTTAGATATTTGTTTTCAGTAAAGCCAACAGTGAGGCCGTTAGACTATGGTTTGAAAGTTATCGCTAGCCGACTTAATGAAGCTCAACTCGATAAGAACTATATGAAAAATAAAATTTTTTTAGAAATAGCACCTGGTGAAAATTTTTCTGGACCGATAGCAGCGGTAATTTTGGGCGCTAGCAAAGGAATTGGGATCGACGCTTTTGATTACACTAAATTTGATTACAATTTGTTAATAGCCGAGGATCTTTTTGCTAAAATCCCTCTTTCAAATGCAAAACAAATAAACATCCTAAGGGACCTAAACGTATTTTCAAAAGATACTCCGTCATCTCTTTTTTCATATTATGCGCCGTACTTGTCTTCAGATATATCAAAAAATTCTGTGGATATCATTATGAGTCTGAGTACAATGGAGCATGTCCTTAAACCAGAACAACTTTATAAAAACTGTTTTGATTGGCTGAAACCCGGGGGCATTATGATACATAAGATAGATTTTTCATCTCACGGCATGACTAGAGATTGGTTTGGTCATCATTTTTTGCCTGAAATAATTTTTAAAATGATGAATGGGAAAAAGCCAAGTAGAATAAACAAATGGACCGAAGAAGCGCATATTGAGACCTGTAAAAGTTTGGGTTTTCAACTTCAAAGGAAAATTTCACATAGTGGCGCAGAGCCGCCACCAGAACCATATAGCGAGCTACCTTTGGCAGCCACTCACATATGGACTAAGAAAAAAGCTTGA